agcagtcaaacagccccAGCAGAGAGTGGTGGTAtagatgtctctggatctgtccctgttcctcAGTCTACGTTGttgtctatattccacaaatgggtgagttcatgtggtattcattttgctctgactggctaacttcacttagcataatgctctccagttccatccatgctggcaagaattccttctctttttttttttttttttttgtttttcttacctttttaccgaagcgtagtattccattatgtaggtgtaccacagttgtgggtgtgtgggtgtgggtgtgtgtgtgtgtgtatgtgatattAGGGTTTGGCCCCGCCCTGGGGGGACCCAGGTGCCAAGGGCACCTTGAGGGCTTcctgtgtggtgggagcagggccacctTGTAGGTTACATTAATccatttctggaagaggaaactgaggctgaggcaggtgaaattaatttgcataagtGGGTCAATTATCAGGAAGACCGGAAGCTGGAGGTGAAGAAGtggagggccagggcgagggtacccttctgaacagggtgaagagTGGGAGCCTAGGGAGAGAAGCCATCTGTCTGCAGgcaaacagcttagccctaccgagggagggcatgactAGTCCGAGTCTGTGGGGCCCTGCGTAGCTGGGTCTGAGCGAGGCCTCCATCACTTCTTCCTGAAtgaatggctgaatgaccttGTGCTCACCAAAACGGGCGGGCGGGACTTGGTCTCTGGCGGGGACCCggccacacacagagagaggctgGGTCCACCAGATGGCCTGGCCGGGACTTGGTCTCTGGCTGCCGATCAGAGTGATTGGCGGCGGGACTTttctaatttaacttaatttaatttaattattttattttattttttcattttatcttatatattttatttattttattttatttcattttacttttatttcatttcatttattttactttattgtattgtattttattttataattatattttcctggCCCGGACTTAGTCTCTGGTTGTGGATCAGAGTGATTTGGGTTGATCCGGGGCGAggccaaaaagcaaataaatgttgacagacagaatactttgtattttatttctttctttataccaGTAGCTACAGGCCAGCACCACCCCAccgtctgcccagccccagccccagccccagccccagccccagccccagccccagccccagccctcctctggcTCCGGGCAACTCAGCGGCAGCAACAGCCAAAGCTCAACAGCCACGCAGCCATCGACTGGGGGAAGATGGCGGAGCAGTGGCTGCAGGAGAAGGAGGCTGAGCGGCGGAAACAAAAGCAGCACAAAAGCAGCGGCTGACACCTCGGCCACACCCGGCCCTAGGAATGAAAGCACCCCATGTCTATTGCTGGCGATGCCACCCTGCTCTCGGACGAGATGGATCAGTaggggccctgctcccaggactctggttacctctgaggctgggagatgctcagagtattgtgcgtgactgcggccattgtcctactcattttcaaaaaaaaaaaaaaaaaaaaaaacttgataaaaataataaaaataataaaaataaacctcctaAAAAAACACTTTGATCCAGACTTTCAATGCACCGCCCTCTGCTGTTTGAAAAGCGCCgatgcaaccccccccccaacccctcacacgccccccaccccgcgctgCAACCTcctctaaaataaagtaaaataaaataataaataaaataaaataaaaaaataaagccccgCCGCCAATCACTCTGATCGACAACCAGATATACAAAAGCATACACATTCTATTCACATCCacttcagcctctgcctcccatgacctccaaggcacCCTTCGTTCGGTGTGTTTCCGTCTCCGGTCTCCCCcgtcccgccctgcccccccccacccgccccgccccgcccgcccctccctttGAGGAATGAATAGGAGGCATCtcagccactttcaggagaacATGAGacggagagagtgggggagagagggagagacagagagacagtgatgtgagagaatcgtggattggttgcctcccacaagcaccttGCCCAGAGCCAGGATAGAACCTGGTATGTGCAACCACCTATgcgcccttgacccggaatcccttgacccagaatggagCCCTCCGCTTTCCATTGCCTGACGCCACCTCtctcacctactgagccacaccagcagggcgccGTTTGTCTTTCAGTTGGATCTTGTCATGTATTTATACTTGAAGAGAGTATCGCCAGTTAAGGGTGCTTGCGCTGTTATGGTTTTCTGAGTTTTAGagccctctgtttctcttttattttcctgctctcttgtCCTGTATGTTGAGGACTTTCTGTAGTGCTCTGTTTGAGTTCCTTTCACTTGTTTCTCGTGTGCCTCCTGTAGACTTTTGGTGTGTGGTGACCTGGACTCCTGACTTAGGACAAATAAACAGCCTCTCCTCACATTGAGGCGATGGCCTCTCAGGTAACCCTGCCGGGCCTAGCGTCCCTCAAAGATGGCCcaagagcccgtcccgccctctgctggtcgagaaGCGCCAAtgcaagccaccctcctgcagccagagccaggtgcctggacttaACCGGAGCCAGGAAGGacaagcagggggcggggcacgctgtctgcaagaaggtcagggctgaagggtgctcatggatgccgacggaccattcaaatcaagaagtgtccgtgcgtgactgcggatttacacacacagacgcgcacacgcacacccacacacctacCCCACTCcgccctctccacctcccccacacacacacacgcgcgcgcgcgcgcgcgcgcgcacacacacacacacacacacacacacacacacgcacgcacacgcacacgcacacatacacgggAGCACAAGTTCCGCTATCAAATGAGTGGCCCACCCCTAGGAGATTCACTGTGgctttttccttttggcttgtcCCCGTCCCACCCGAGCCTGTCTAAATATGTATTGTCCCTCTTCACTCCAGAAAATGGCGATGCCGCCCCGCAAGGCGTGGAGATGGAGCCCTGCCGGCCTCCTTGGgcacctgccccatctccctagtcctccccaaaccccaggaATCACTTCATCGGGCCGGTGGCGCCCTCTACTGGTCTTGGAGCGCCAAtgcaagcctccccccacccccaccccgcacccaccACCCGCACCCCATTCCGCAACcttctctggggaaggcagagccaggtgtCTGGACCTCCCAGGTGTGGGTAGAcccgaggggtgggggaaggtccaGCCGGGGGCGTTGTCTGCGAGAAGCCAGCTGTAGGACACTACACCCATACCCATTAGCGGTCACCTCCCTTTCTCAGTGCCCCTCCTTGTCCTCCCGCCCTAGCCCCTCCCGGTCACTGGTCACTCATCAAAGCGATGGAGCCAGTGTGGCGACTGTGAAGTTGTTCTTTGGGGCAGTAGGCACAAAGCTAATGAAACGGAGTCCTTGTAGGGTGGTGAAGGGAAGGGCCCTGAAGAACTCTGGAGGGCTGATCTGAGTCAGCCCTCCAACTGCTGATGCGCAGGTGAGGAGAGCACAAGGTCATTCAGCCATCCCTTCCAGAAGAAGTGATGGAGGCCTCGCTCAGACTCAGCTCCGCGGGGCCCCACAGacacaaatgcaataaaaataaataaataagtcagtaaACCCGCAACTGTGGTGTGTGTTCCATTGTTCACCCAATTTGTGGGCAAGTATCTCTATTTTCCCCCTGGTACAGGCCTGTCTCGGCGAGCATCAgggctttcattttccttcagtaCAGCATCGTTATCTTCCTCGTCTTCACCCtcacctgtttttatttcttctgaaggCGGTGGTGATTCCTTTGCTAGCTTTAGCACCATGTTTTCGAGATATTCTGGCAAACTTTTGAACTGCTGTTTGGTTGGCTGGAAGAAGTGAGGGCTTCTCCGTGCTAACAGTCTCAGGGCTCTCCAACCATAATTTGGATTGTTCACAACCTTATATTCATTTTCAATCATGCTTTCCGGGTCTGCCTGTTCAATGGCTtcttcaaagaattcctccaaagTTGGCAGATAGCCTGCTGGGTTTGACTTACAAGCTTCCATATTATCCGGGCAGGGATCCCAAAGGCTTGTTAACgcctccttccccttcagaaTCTTTTTGTTGGGCCCTTTCCCCAGGAAGTCCTCTGGTGCTGTTCTCTTTCGTACTGCTCTCCTCGGCTTAGTATCTGATGTTCTTTCCTTCACAAAACTTGGGCAGCCTTCATTTTTCCACGAGTTCCAGTTTTCCTCAGTGTTTAATATATGCTCTACCATCTTTGAAAATCTCTCTCCATCGGGTGGGTTTTCAGATAGCAGTTGATAAACCGATTTTGTGGTGCCTTCAATCCAGAGTGACTGCTCATCAGTTAAAACATCCTTTGAACTTTTGGATTTCACCTGTCCCTTGAGATGTTGGAATAAAATGAGATACTGCAGTAGAATGTGTCGGCGAAAGTTACTGTCACTCAGTTGTAAACCCAGCAACTTTTCACTTGTTAAAAATTTTGCAACGTATACAtgttctcctcctgtttttaattctCCCATCGTTTTTCTTGAGGCCTGAGTGTCATCTAATTTGTAATTCTTGAAAACAGCCAGGACTTCCTCTGAGTACGTGAGGAAAGTTTTCCATGAAATCTTCTCATAGCATTGCACAGGGTTCCTGAAGTAATCCTGAAGTGACCAGAACTTTCGATACAGGCTGTAATCCATTGGAATGGAGCAAGTTGTTGGAGCTTCGTCATCACCCATTTCACCTTTGTCGTCTACGTCCATTCCTTCTTCTCCGTCTTCAGCGTGCTTCTGACCCAAGGTGCTTTCCTGCTCATTGGTATTGAAAACGGtgacattttccagattaaaCCGACTCTGCAAGTTAAGACCGGATCTCTCAGATAAAGGGAAAAGCCTGGCCAAAAAGAGTTGAATTCGTGCACGCAAAACTgtgtgctgggattttgataatcTTCTTAAGAGATCATTGCACGTACGtagtaaataatttttcccaGCGGAATAGAATGTATTTGATCTCCAAGTAGCAACATTTCTCTCCACAAACGTGAATGTTGTGTCACACTGATCCAAAGGGAGACATTCCAAAACGTCTCCCAACAATACAGAAGGTGTAGATGCGGTGCAAATACCTTCAGTTACTCCCCCAATAGCAAgagaaataatagctaaaacaTTTTCACACGATGAAtggtttataatttcttcttgcaGAACACCTCTGAGAGCTTGGTCAagggtacattttttttcatcttcagttCCAGGTAACTGGCTGAAGGTATTCAACAATGgcttgatatttttgttgttcaggGCTTCTCTGGTAGACTTCGTGAACCGCGTCCGCGCTTCGGGTACACTGAAGCGTGGCCATGTAGGAGACATCTTCTCGGCCGCGCGTGTTGGTGGGGTCGaagcccagcgggtccaggggttcccaaacgtgtggacagagtcggcgaagaagaaatgacacggagacagcgttcagttgatcagcagcctagccaggttccagCCAGGTGCTCCAGCGGCTTCTATGTCCCGGGATCGGTTCTTGGCGAGATCTCTCTCCTGAAAGCTGTCTTGGGAGAACGAGGACGACGACCAAGACAACAAGTCTAGGGCTGAGAAGCTCTGCAAAGAAGACGCTGCTTTCTTTTATACCCCAgagcgtggtgggaggagccaaatcagacgcccgctccaccaatcagccgcgccccccccccccccaggactgaAAGCGTCACCTGTTGGGCGTCAAGTTTAAGGTGGGAGTGCACATGCTCCAAGCTCGGCCCCGCGCGGCTCGCCCCTTCAGGTGGCATTCACCGAAAGGACCTCAAGGAAAGGTTCTGTTGAATGTGGCTGCGCCTGGTATTTATTCCTCGTAAGGAATGGGCCGGGcgagggtgggtgtgtgtggggggggggggggaggtgggggggggggatgggggcggggggtaagggggtAGACCGGAGACGCAGACACACGGAATGAAGCtggccttggaggtcatgggagacagaggctgaggctgaagttgatgtgaataaaatgtgtatggctttgtatattagctctgagcccaggacgccagaggccaccagcagtcaaacagccccAGCAGAGAGTGGTGGTAtagatgtctctggatctgtccctgttcctcAGTCTACGTTGttgtctatattccacaaatgggtgagttcatgtggtattcattttgctctgactggctaacttcacttagcataatgctctccagttccatccatgctggcaagaattccttctctttttttttttttttttgtttttcttacctttttaccgaagcgtagtattccattatgtaggtgtaccacagttgtgggtgtgtgggtgtgggtgtgtgtgtgtgtgtatgtgatattAGGGTTTGGCCCCGCCCTGGGGGGACCCAGGTGCCAAGGGCACCTTGAGGGCTTcctgtgtggtgggagcagggccacctTGTAGGTTACATTAATccatttctggaagaggaaactgaggctgaggcaggtgaaattaatttgcataagtGGGTCAATTATCAGGAAGACCGGAAGCTGGAGGTGAAGAAGtggagggccagggcgagggtacccttctgaacagggtgaagagTGGGAGCCTAGGGAGAGAAGCCATCTGTCTGCAGgcaaacagcttagccctaccgagggagggcatgactagtccaagtctgtggggccctgcgTAGCTGGGTCTGAGCGAGGCCTCCATCACTTCTTCCTGAAtgaatggctgaatgaccttGTGCTCACCAAAACGGGCGGGCGGGACTTGGTCTCTGGCGGGGACCCggccacacacagagagaggctgGGTCCACCAGATGGCCTGGCCGGGACTTGGTCTCTGGCTGCCGATCAGAGTGATTGGCGGCGGGACTTttctaatttaacttaatttaatttaattattttattttattttttcattttatcttatatattttatttattttattttatttcattttacttttatttcatttcatttattttactttattgtattgtattttattttataattatattttcctggCCCGGACTTAGTCTCTGGTTGTGGATCAGAGTGATTTGGGTTGATCCGGGGCGAggccaaaaagcaaataaatgttgacagacagaatactttgtattttatttctttctttataccaGTAGCTACAGGCCAGCACCACCCCAccgtctgcccagccccagccccagccccagccccagccccagccccagccccagccctcctctggcTCCGGACAACTCAGCGGCAGCAACAGCCAAAGCTCAACAGCCACGCAGCCATCGACTGGGGGAAGATGGCAGAGCAGTGGCTTCAGGAGAAGGAGGCTGAGCGGCGGAAACAAAAGCAGCACAAAAGCAGCGGCTGACACCTCGGCCACACCCGGCCCTAGGAATGAAAGCACCCCATGTCTATTGCTGGCGATGCCACCCTGCTCTCGGACGAGATGGATCAGTaggggccctgctcccaggactctggttacctctgaggctgggagatgctcagagtattgtgcgtgactgcggccattgtcctactcattttcaaaaaaaaaaaaaaaaaaaaaacttgataaaaataataaaaataataaaaataaacctcctaAAAAAACACTTTGATCCAGACTTTCAATGCGCCGCCCTCTGCTGTTTGAAAAGCGCCgatgcaaccccccccccaacccctcacacgccccccaccccgcgctgCAACCTcctctaaaataaagtaaaataaaataataaataaaataaaataaaaaaataaagccccgCCGCCAATCACTCTGATCGACAACCAGATATACAAAAGCATACACATTCTATTCACATCCacttcagcctctgcctcccatgacctccaaggcacCCTTCGTTCGGTGTGTTTCCGTCTCCGGTCTCccccgtcccgccccgccccccccccacccgccccgccccgcccgcccctccctttGAGGAATGAATAGGAGGCATCtcagccactttcaggagaacATGAGacggagagagtgggggagagagggagagacagagagacagtgatgtgagagaatcgtggattggttgcctcccacaagcaccttGCCCAGAGCCAGGATAGAACCTGGTATGTGCAACCACCTATgcgcccttgacccggaatcccttgacccagaatggagCCCTCCGCTTTCCATTGCCTGACGCCACCTCtctcacctactgagccacaccagcagggcgccGTTTGTCTTTCAGTTGGATCTTGTCATGTATTTATACTTGAAGAGAGTATCGCCAGTTAAGGGTGCTTGCGCTGTTATGGTTTTCTGAGTTTTAGagccctctgtttctcttttattttcctgctctcttgtCCTGTATGTTGAGGACTTTCTGTAGTGCTCTGTTTGAGTTCCTTTCACTTGTTTCTCGTGTGCCTCCTGTAGACTTTTGGTGTGTGGTGACCTGGACTCCTGACTTAGGACAAATAAACAGCCTCTCCTCACATTGAGGCGATGGCCTCTCAGGTAACCCTGCCGGGCCTAGCGTCCCTCAAAGATGGCCcaagagcccgtcccgccctctgctggtcgagaaGCGCCAAtgcaagccaccctcctgcagccagagccaggtgcctggacttaACCGGAGCCAGGAAGGacaagcagggggcggggcacgctgtctgcaagaaggtcagggctgaagggtgctcatggatgccgacggaccattcaaatcaagaagtgtccgtgcgtgactgcggatttacacacacagacgcgcacacacacacacacacacacacacacgcacgcacacgcacacgcacacatacacgggAGCACAAGTTCCGCTATCAAATGAGTGGCCCACCCCTAGGAGATTCACTGTGgctttttccttttggcttgtcCCCGTCCCACCCGAGCCTGTCTAAATATGTATTGTCCCTCTTCACTCCAGAAAATGGCGATGCCGCCCCGCAAGGCGTGGAGATGGAGCCCTGCCGGCCTCCTTGGgcacctgccccatctccctagtcctccccaaaccccaggaATCACTTCATCGGGCCGGTGGCGCCCTCTACTGGTCTTGGAGCGCCAAtgcaagcctccccccacccccaccccgcacccaccACCCGCACCCCATTCCGCAACcttctctggggaaggcagagccaggtgtCTGGACCTCCCAGGTGTGGGTAGAcccgaggggtgggggaaggtccaGCCGGGGGCGTTGTCTGCGAGAAGCCAGCTGTAGGACACTACACCCATACCCATTAGCGGTCACCTCCCTTTCTCAGTGCCCCTCCTTGTCCTCCCGCCCTAGCCCCTCCCGGTCACTGGTCACTCATCAAAGCGATGGAGCCAGTGTGGCGACTGTGAAGTTGTTCTTTGGGGCAGTAGGCACAAAGCTAATGAAACGGAGTCCTTGTAGGGTGGTGAAGGGAAGGGCCCTGAAGAACTCTGGAGGGCTGATCTGAGTCAGCCCTCCAACTGCTGATGCGCAGGTGAGGAGAGCACAAGGTCATTCAGCCATCCCTTCCAGAAGAAGTGATGGAGGCCTCGCTCAGACTCAGCTCCGCGGGGCCCCACAGacacaaatgcaataaaaataaataaataagtcagtaaACCCGCAACTGTGGTGTGTGTTCCATTGTTCACCCAATTTGTGGGCAAGTATCTCTATTTTCCCCCTGGTACAGGCCTGTCTCGGCGAGCATCAgggctttcattttccttcagtaCAGCATCGTTATCTTCCTCGTCTTCACCCtcacctgtttttatttcttctgaaggCGGTGGTGATTCCTTTGCTAGCTTTAGCACCATGTTTTCGAGATATTCTGGCAAACTTTTGAACTGCTGTTTGGTTGGCTGGAAG
This is a stretch of genomic DNA from Myotis daubentonii chromosome 4, mMyoDau2.1, whole genome shotgun sequence. It encodes these proteins:
- the LOC132232534 gene encoding LOW QUALITY PROTEIN: THO complex subunit 1-like (The sequence of the model RefSeq protein was modified relative to this genomic sequence to represent the inferred CDS: inserted 1 base in 1 codon); the encoded protein is MSPTWPRFSVPEARTRFTKSTREALNNKNIKPLLNTFSQLPGTEDEKKCTLDQALRGVLQEEIINHSSCENVLAIISLAIGGVTEGICTASTPSVLLGDVLECLPLDQCDTTFTFVERNVATWRSNTFYSAGKNYLLRTCNDLLRRLSKSQHTVLRARIQLFLARLFPLSERSGLNLQSRFNLENVTVFNTNEQESTLGQKHAEDGEEGMDVDDKGEMGDDEAPTTCSIPMDYSLYRKFWSLQDYFRNPVQCYEKISWKTFLTYSEEVLAVFKNYKLDDTQASRKTMGELKTGGEHVYVAKFLTSEKLLGLQLSDSNFRRHILLQYLILFQHLKGQVKSKSSKDVLTDEQSLWIEGTTKSVYQLLSENPPDGERFSKMVEHILNTEENWNSWKNEGCPSFVKERTSDTKPRRAVRKRTAPEDFLGKGPNKKILKGKEALTSLWDPCPDNMEACKSNPAGYLPTLEEFFEEAIEQADPESMIENEYKVVNNPNYGWRALRLLARRSPHFFQPTKQQFKSLPEYLENMVLKLAKESPPPSEEIKTGEGEDEEDNDAVLKENESPDARRDRPVPGXKIEILAHKLGEQWNTHHSSSFSCSHCSAIFPQSMAAWLLSFGCCCR